AGAGGAGATTATGGGAATCAATGCCAAAACAATCAGTAGTCACATGCTGCAAGCCAATAAATTTCTCAGAAATCATTTCAAGGATTCCTCTGGAATGGTACTTTCCATCGTATTGAGCGTTTTATTCAAAGGTTTTTGATCATAATCACTGTTTATAAAAAATTAACAATTATTTTTTATAAACAGACTAAGGATATTTTTGCTAAACTCCGTATTAGCTGTAAAAATTGAACCTTGAAACATTCTGATCAACTTTCTATTCTCTTCAAAAAATACCTGGACAATACCTGTAGCCTTGAAGAAACTCAACACCTTATGAATTATTTTCAGATGGATGAAGATAAAGAACTGTTAAAAGAGATCATTATTGATGTTTTAGCAGTTGAGGATGAAAGTTATGAAACTAATTTTGCTATTGCGGAGGTGGTAGCAATGGTTGATCGCGATTTATTTGTCCAGATTCAAGAATCAACTGTACCAAAAGGTAAAAGTAAGACACTTAAACTATGGTTACAGATCACTACTGTTGCTGCTACGCTAGCTATAATAGGTGTGGGAGTTTATTTTTTCAATTACAGATCAGCAAAGCTCCCTGCCGAAGTCAATGTGGAGACACATGGCGCAGGAGTTGTTAAACCAGGTGAATTTGGTGCTACGCTTACTATGACCAATGGTAGGAAGATCAGATTAGCCGATGCATCGAAGGGAGAAATAGGAAGGGAATCGGGAATCATCATTACCAAAACAGATGATGGCAGATTGGTGTATGAAGTCGATGAAAAGGTTTCTGATCCGAATGCCTTGAATACATTGTCTACCGCCCGGGGAGAGATTTATCAGGTGCGTTTGCCTGATGGTTCACTGGTCTATCTTAACGCAGCGTCGAGCCTCACTTATACTGCTGCTCTGAGGCAAAATGGAAAACGTGTGGTTAAGTTGATGGGTGAAGGATATTTTGAGGTAGCGAAGGATAAACTACACCCATTCATTGTGAAGACAAACAGACAGGAAATAGAAGTCTTGGGCACCCACTTTAACATTAGCAGTTATGCTGATGATGTTGTAGAAAAAACAACTTTGCTGGAAGGAAGCGTGAAATTATCTGCAGCAGGTAGTTCCAAAGTACTAAAACCGGGGCAGCAGGCAAAGCTTTCGGGCGGTAAGATACAGATCAATGAAACGGATACCGATCTGGCTGTTGCCTGGAAAAACAATGAATTTTTTGTTGAAAGTGAAAGCATTGAAACCATAATGAAAATGATCGGGCGCTGGTATAACGTTGAGGTCATTTACGTGGGTGAAAAAACTAAGCAGCTGTTTAGCGGTAAAGTATCGAGGTTTGATAAAATGTCAAAGGTGCTGGAAATCGTGGAATCCACAGGGGAAGCCCATTTTGAAGTCAAAGGAAGAACCATATATGTATCAAAATAAACAGCTAACCTATTAATTAACAGAATACTGACCTTAAACTAAACCAGATGGAAAGAAAATTACACTAGCTAAGATGTTTAACAAACCCAGGCCCCGATTAGCCATCAGGACCTGGTAAAAGTTTGGAACATTCAATTAAAAATCAAAGTGATAACCGCAGTCCTCTCTACGGTCCAACGCAAAAGAGACTGCTTAACCAAACCGACTACTAATGTATCAAAAATCAAGAGAATTTGGTATGCCTAAACGGGTGTACCTAAAATTATTGTTAACTATGCGCTTAACCATCGTAATCATAATAGCGTGCTTTATGCAGGTAAGTGCTTCGAGCCTTGCCCAAAAAGTGACGTTAACCAAGTCAAACGCTTCACTTAGATCTGTCTTTAAGGAATTGAATAAACAGACCGGTTACAATTTTTTTTATACGGACAATTTGTTGGAAAGTTCCTCATCTGTGACTATTGAGGTTAAAAATGCTGATTTATCAGTTGTGCTTAATCAGATTCTTGCCGGTCAGAATCTGGATTTTATTATTCGTAATCAGACGGTGATCATCAAAGCAGGTAACCGGGCCAGTCAGGAAGTCATTTCCGGTTTTGTAGGTGATGCCAATGACCGCAAACCCATTCCAGGTGTTACGGTGTCAATTAAGGGTACAAAGTCGGCGGTTCAAACTGATAAAAATGGAAAGTTTACCATCAGCATATCCAAAGGGGCGGAATCTTTGGAATTCAGATTTATCGGTTATAAGACTGTTGATGTGCCCATCTCACCTAATTCGAACTATTCGATTTACATGGACGAGGATCAACTCTCATTGAATGAGACGGTGATTACCGGGATGGTTGACAGAAAGGTCAGTACCTATACAGGGGCTGCTAAAACCATGACTGCTGCTGAACTTAAGGCTGTGAGCCCGGTAAACGTGTTTGCCGGCGTTGCTGCCCTTGACCCGTCTTTCAGAATGATTCCCAACAACAAGATAGGAGGAAATATCAACGCGCTTCCTGAAGTGACCATGCGTGGTCAGACATCTTATCCAACCCTGGGGTCAGAACTTGTTGGAAACCCCAATACACCATTGTTCATTCTTGATGGATTTCAGGTTTCATTACAGGCGATTGTAGACTTAGATCTGAACCAGATTGCCTCGGTGACTTTATTAAAGGATGCTTCGGCTACTGCGATGTACGGTTCCCGTGGAGGCAATGGTGTGATGGTAGTTACAACGATCCTGCCACCAAGAGGAAAAGTTGAAGTTTCACTAAGCAATAATTTTACTTTATCTTCTCCAGATCTTTCTGTTTATGACATGCTGAATTCAGCGGAAAAACTGGATTTTGAACGACGCGTAGGATTTGTCAACAGCTATAGAGGTGATTTTATCAATTCGGAACGATATAAAGCAATGCTGAGCGGTGTAAATACGGATTGGAGATCCATTCCTGTTCAAACTGGTATAAACAATAGAACCAATCTGTCTTTACGGGGTGGTGACCAGTCGCTGACCTTTAACCTTACCTTTAGTGGAAACCTGTTGCAGGGGGTAATGAAGGGGCAGGACAGGAAAAACTATTCGGGAAGTTTTACACTGAGTTATAAAACAGATAAATTAACATTTCAAAATAACACCATTGCAACTCAGGTGAATTCCAATGATTCACCTTATGGGGAATTTAGTCAGTATCTGGATTTGA
This region of Pedobacter faecalis genomic DNA includes:
- a CDS encoding FecR family protein, translated to MKHSDQLSILFKKYLDNTCSLEETQHLMNYFQMDEDKELLKEIIIDVLAVEDESYETNFAIAEVVAMVDRDLFVQIQESTVPKGKSKTLKLWLQITTVAATLAIIGVGVYFFNYRSAKLPAEVNVETHGAGVVKPGEFGATLTMTNGRKIRLADASKGEIGRESGIIITKTDDGRLVYEVDEKVSDPNALNTLSTARGEIYQVRLPDGSLVYLNAASSLTYTAALRQNGKRVVKLMGEGYFEVAKDKLHPFIVKTNRQEIEVLGTHFNISSYADDVVEKTTLLEGSVKLSAAGSSKVLKPGQQAKLSGGKIQINETDTDLAVAWKNNEFFVESESIETIMKMIGRWYNVEVIYVGEKTKQLFSGKVSRFDKMSKVLEIVESTGEAHFEVKGRTIYVSK